In the genome of Ancylomarina subtilis, one region contains:
- a CDS encoding LutC/YkgG family protein, translating to MKLLEQFLEKSTLVGNENRLVKTLDFQNDFKREDYEYIHMPSLNLSLDKQTGEAGIGRALIEADYAIGETGSVVIDSCNENLRLASCLAEKLDVILPLSKLVESMHDVTDFLEERTSGSGGYVAFITGASRTADIERVLTVGVHGPKEMTVIILNDL from the coding sequence ATGAAATTACTAGAACAGTTTTTGGAAAAATCGACTCTTGTTGGGAATGAAAACCGTTTGGTGAAAACGCTAGATTTCCAGAATGATTTTAAAAGGGAAGATTATGAATATATCCATATGCCCAGCCTGAATTTATCTCTTGATAAGCAAACGGGTGAAGCGGGTATCGGAAGAGCATTAATCGAGGCAGATTATGCGATTGGTGAAACAGGCTCGGTTGTTATTGATAGTTGCAACGAGAATTTAAGATTGGCAAGCTGTCTGGCTGAAAAATTGGATGTGATTCTCCCTTTAAGCAAGCTGGTGGAAAGTATGCATGATGTGACCGATTTTCTCGAAGAAAGGACATCAGGGAGTGGTGGCTATGTCGCTTTTATTACAGGAGCCAGCCGAACAGCAGATATCGAGAGGGTATTGACTGTTGGGGTACACGGTCCCAAGGAAATGACAGTGATTATTTTGAACGATTTATAA